One Setaria italica strain Yugu1 chromosome I, Setaria_italica_v2.0, whole genome shotgun sequence DNA window includes the following coding sequences:
- the LOC101754903 gene encoding ADP-ribosylation factor 1-like 2 encodes MGQAIRKLFDSFFSTREMRVVMLGLDAAGKTTILYRLHMGEVLSTVPTVGFNVEKVQYKNVVFTVWDVGGQEKLRSLWKMYLSNSDALIYVVDSLDRERIGDARQEFQTIIKDPLMANSIILVFANKQDLRGAMSTDEVSEGLGLHDLRNRIWHIQGTCALRGEGLYDGLDWLASTLKQLQESGHATSVAGPSI; translated from the exons ATGGGGCAGGCTATTCGGAAGCTCTTCGATTCCTTCTTCTCCACCAGGGAGATGCGG GTTGTGATGCTTGGTTTGGATGCAGCTGGTAAAACAACAATATTGTACAGGCTGCACATGGGAGAGGTTCTTTCAACAGTCCCTACAGTGG GTTTTAATGTGGAGAAAGTTCAGTATAAGAATGTGGTATTCACTGTGTGGGATGTTGGGGGCCAAGAAAAACTCAGGTCGCTGTGGAAGATGTATCTCAGTAATTCTGATGCACTG ATCTATGTCGTTGATTCTTTGGACAGAGAAAGGATTGGAGATGCAAGACAAGAATTTCAG ACTATTATCAAGGACCCTTTGATGGCAAACAGCATAATCTTAGTATTCGCAAACAAGCAGGACCTG AGAGGTGCGATGAGCACAGATGAGGTTAGCGAAGGACTGGGATTGCATGATCTCAGGAACAGAATATGGCACATACAGGGGACCTGCGCACTCCGTGGTGAGGGCCTATACGATGGGCTTGACTGGCTTGCATCCACCTTGAAGCAGCTGCAAGAATCAGGCCATGCAACTTCAGTTGCTGGCCCTTCCATCTAA
- the LOC101755714 gene encoding uncharacterized protein LOC101755714 isoform X3: MDGGADDEWEDASFLDELFRATDEAVASRNPNPTPTTTPTPAPISYLPAAAPISYLPAASTSTSVSYLPAASASVSYLPAASYPSPALRFSPPRELTQRPPLPRPPAASSDGEAMAMVGRGFSPPRELSQRPAAEESDLAIIAESGGRVAAKRERESRELEKLKRELSRASKQINELKNECSELRKDRTKKDLQIKAKEVEIQNMKKANVSFASKDVCSTGMDVDQSFHAPANGALHVGGSSWASTRRTDKTNGKDNDANSLQVDLYMKQGHQTDLPEDMELKRRTMIDNGISTSGGLSLEENTHFEPRSTMCKEIKAIGVQTDSTSDSGHLECNKISVARISGNLRAIWGVPTNSLSRRNLISKIIVSCSEEFLSLLQCTRLTENCKTSCEASPSMNEAISQVYDMFIKMNNEKIPIQTFLEAVLNLCVFDNAAIVSRTLRILLSILQHLLNYGTKSSERNNVSVEPYVNINLENSHKDSSALLSLMDAENLLRQHNMSLPFTFWSSVFTVMLQVAVKYSEETIRTDALSIMILILRTTDPKEERHRKKMDCL; this comes from the exons atggacggcggcgccgacgacgagtGGGAGGACGCGAGCTTCCTCGACGAGCTCTTCCGCGCCACTGACGAGGCCGTCGCCTCCCGCAACCCTAACCCCACTCCCACTACCACTCCCACGCCCGCCCCCATCTCatacctccccgccgccgctcccatctcctacctccccgccgcctccacctccacctcagtCTCgtacctccccgccgcctccgcctcggtcTCGTACCTCCCCGCCGCGTCGTACCCCTCCCCCGCGCTCCGCTTCTCCCCTCCGCGGGAGCTCACCCagcgcccgccgctcccgcggcCGCCCGCGGCGTCCAGCGATGGGGAGGCAATGGCTATGGTCGGGCGCGGGTTCTCCCCTCCGCGCGAGCTCTCCCAGCGCCCGGCGGCCGAGGAGAGCGACCTCGCGATCATCGCGGAGTCGGGCGGCCGCGTGGCCGCGAAGAGGGAGAGGGAATCGAGGGAGCTCGAGAAGCTCAAG AGGGAGCTGAGCCGTGCCTCCAAGCAAATCAATGAATTG AAAAATGAATGCTCTGAGCTGAGAAAGGACAGAACAAAGAAAGATCTTCAAATCAAGGCCAAAGAAGTGGAGATTCAAAATATGAAAAAAGCAAATGT CAGCTTTGCCAGCAAAGATGTTTGCAGCACAGGGATGGATGTTGATCAGTCTTTTCATGCCCCTGCAAATGGGGCTTTGCATGTTGGGGGTTCTTCTTGGGCATCCACCAGGCGAACAGACAAGACAAATGGCAAAGATAATGATGCCAATTCCTTGCAAGTTGATCTGTATATGAAGCAAGGGCATCAAACTGATTTACCTGAGGACATGGAACTGAAGCGACGCACCATGATCGATAATG GAATAAGTACTTCTGGAGGATTGTCTCTGGAG GAAAATACCCATTTTGAACCAAGAAGCACTATGTGCAAGGAAATTAAGGCGATAGGAGTCCAGACGGATAGTACCTCTGACAGTGGACATCTTGAATGCAACAAAATATCGGTTGCGCGTATCTCTGGCAATCTACGTGCAATCTGGGGGGTGCCAACTAACAGTTTATCAAGGAGGAATTTGATATCAAAGATCATTGTTTCTTGTTCAGAAGAATTTTTGTCACTTCTCCAATGTACCAGATTGACAGAGAACTGTAAAACTTCTTGTGAAGCAAGCCCCTCCATGAATGAAGCTATTTCCCAAGTATATGACATGTTCATTAAG ATGAATAATGAGAAGATACCAATACAGACTTTCCTTGAAGCAGTGCTAAATCTCTGTGTTTTTGATAAT GCTGCTATAGTCAGTAGAACTTTGAGGATATTGCTCAGTATATTGCAACACTTGCTGAATTATGGAACCAAGTCTAGTGAAAG GAACAATGTTTCTGTTGAACCATATGTCAACATAAACTTGGAGAACAGTCACAAAGACAGTTCCGCTTTGCTGAGCCTTATGGATGCAGAAAATCTATTGAGACAGCATAATATGTCTCTTCCTTTTACTTTCTGGAGTTCAGTCTTCACTGTAATGCTTCAAGTTGCGGTCAAGTACTCAGAAGAAACAATTCGAACTGATGCATTATCCATAATGATTCTCATTTTAAGAACAACAGATCCCAAAGAGGAACGCCACAG AAAGAAAATGGATTGCTTGTAA
- the LOC101755305 gene encoding dnaJ homolog subfamily B member 1: MGMDYYNILKVNRNATLEDLKKSYRRLARTWHPDKNPTGGAEAEAKFKQITEAYEVLSDPEKRAIYDQYGEEGLKGMPPPGSQSRSSTAAGPSGPSNFRYNPSDPDDFFAEFMASNKTYSVDQDRMRFQQRSNWTSARNSRSEAPSSSRKESGASTSQAEKPLPVEKTLPCTLEELYNGTKRKMKITRNVAKPDGRVEVETEILAVEVLPGWKKGTKITFPNKGDKLHGQLAQDLTFVLDLKPHDVYILDGNNLLVKQEIPLVDALAGTAINLRTLDGRNLPVRVEEVVRPGYEVVLENEGWPIRKEPGKKGKLVIKFNVAFPTRLSLSQRAAIRQIMAS; the protein is encoded by the exons ATGGGAATGGACTACTACAACATCCTCAAGGTGAATCGCAATGCGACCCTGGAGGACCTCAAGAAGTCGTACCGGCGGCTCGCGAGGACGTGGCATCCCGACAAGAACCCGACTGGAGGTGCCGAGGCTGAGGCAAAGTTCAAGCAGATAACTGAGGCCTATGAG GTATTAAGTGATCCAGAGAAGCGTGCAATTTATGATCAATATGGTGAGGAAGGCTTAAAGGGGATGCCTCCACCTGGCTCACAGAGCCGCTCCTCCACAGCTGCTGGCCCAAGCGGTCCAAGTAATTTCCGGTACAATCCTAGTGACCCAGATGATTTCTTTGCCGAGTTCATGGCAAGCAACAAGACTTATTCTGTCGACCAAGACCGGATGCGATTTCAGCAAAGATCAAATTGGACTTCAGCAAGGAACAGTAGGAGTGAAGCTCCTTCTAGTTCACGGAAGGAGAGTGGTGCTAGTACAAGCCAGGCAGAAAAGCCACTGCCTGTGGAAAAAACATTACCTTGCACTCTTGAAGAGTTGTACAATGgaacaaaaaggaaaatgaagatCACTAGGAATGTTGCAAAGCCAGATGG AAGAGTGGAAGTTGAAACAGAGATCTTGGCAGTGGAAGTGTTGCCTGGCTGGAAGAAAGGAACCAAGATTACATTTCCGAACAAAGGCGACAAGCTGCATGGCCAGTTGGCACAGGACCTGACCTTCGTCCTTGACTTGAAGCCCCACGATGTGTACATTCTTGATGGGAACAACCTTCTTGTAAAGCAGGAGATCCCTCTGGTGGATGCCCTCGCTGGGACGGCGATAAACCTCAGAACCCTTGATGGCCGGAATCTTCCTGTGAGGGTGGAGGAAGTAGTCCGCCCTGGGTACGAGGTGGTGCTGGAGAATGAAGGCtggccgatcaggaaggagcCGGGGAAGAAGGGGAAGCTGGTAATCAAGTTCAATGTGGCCTTTCCAACAAGGTTATCGTTGTCGCAGCGGGCAGCCATCAGGCAAATTATGGCCAGCTAA
- the LOC101755714 gene encoding uncharacterized protein LOC101755714 isoform X2 → MDGGADDEWEDASFLDELFRATDEAVASRNPNPTPTTTPTPAPISYLPAAAPISYLPAASTSTSVSYLPAASASVSYLPAASYPSPALRFSPPRELTQRPPLPRPPAASSDGEAMAMVGRGFSPPRELSQRPAAEESDLAIIAESGGRVAAKRERESRELEKLKRELSRASKQINELKNECSELRKDRTKKDLQIKAKEVEIQNMKKANVFASKDVCSTGMDVDQSFHAPANGALHVGGSSWASTRRTDKTNGKDNDANSLQVDLYMKQGHQTDLPEDMELKRRTMIDNGISTSGGLSLEENTHFEPRSTMCKEIKAIGVQTDSTSDSGHLECNKISVARISGNLRAIWGVPTNSLSRRNLISKIIVSCSEEFLSLLQCTRLTENCKTSCEASPSMNEAISQVYDMFIKMNNEKIPIQTFLEAVLNLCVFDNAAIVSRTLRILLSILQHLLNYGTKSSERNNVSVEPYVNINLENSHKDSSALLSLMDAENLLRQHNMSLPFTFWSSVFTVMLQVAVKYSEETIRTDALSIMILILRTTDPKEERHRFGFTSVITRLHLLLQKENGLLVKKHSVRLLFLLLNCPVMLKLLCSGGKDGSEQMESEGCENDRLKLLRIGGKDGSEQMESEGCQNDGSQVISSVLVDLSECLSCGTTCSLEIELCRLVIVLLAYIASSGKLGYEVLLGPVSARGANFLELIMQVLASQMQFETQELLKERCLLMREALILLNRLASHANFSKPTLEVLTRSKLCATLTIDVANRLPHTQMANDLAELAQKFRSRVYAFLEEKPLTIEY, encoded by the exons atggacggcggcgccgacgacgagtGGGAGGACGCGAGCTTCCTCGACGAGCTCTTCCGCGCCACTGACGAGGCCGTCGCCTCCCGCAACCCTAACCCCACTCCCACTACCACTCCCACGCCCGCCCCCATCTCatacctccccgccgccgctcccatctcctacctccccgccgcctccacctccacctcagtCTCgtacctccccgccgcctccgcctcggtcTCGTACCTCCCCGCCGCGTCGTACCCCTCCCCCGCGCTCCGCTTCTCCCCTCCGCGGGAGCTCACCCagcgcccgccgctcccgcggcCGCCCGCGGCGTCCAGCGATGGGGAGGCAATGGCTATGGTCGGGCGCGGGTTCTCCCCTCCGCGCGAGCTCTCCCAGCGCCCGGCGGCCGAGGAGAGCGACCTCGCGATCATCGCGGAGTCGGGCGGCCGCGTGGCCGCGAAGAGGGAGAGGGAATCGAGGGAGCTCGAGAAGCTCAAG AGGGAGCTGAGCCGTGCCTCCAAGCAAATCAATGAATTG AAAAATGAATGCTCTGAGCTGAGAAAGGACAGAACAAAGAAAGATCTTCAAATCAAGGCCAAAGAAGTGGAGATTCAAAATATGAAAAAAGCAAATGT CTTTGCCAGCAAAGATGTTTGCAGCACAGGGATGGATGTTGATCAGTCTTTTCATGCCCCTGCAAATGGGGCTTTGCATGTTGGGGGTTCTTCTTGGGCATCCACCAGGCGAACAGACAAGACAAATGGCAAAGATAATGATGCCAATTCCTTGCAAGTTGATCTGTATATGAAGCAAGGGCATCAAACTGATTTACCTGAGGACATGGAACTGAAGCGACGCACCATGATCGATAATG GAATAAGTACTTCTGGAGGATTGTCTCTGGAG GAAAATACCCATTTTGAACCAAGAAGCACTATGTGCAAGGAAATTAAGGCGATAGGAGTCCAGACGGATAGTACCTCTGACAGTGGACATCTTGAATGCAACAAAATATCGGTTGCGCGTATCTCTGGCAATCTACGTGCAATCTGGGGGGTGCCAACTAACAGTTTATCAAGGAGGAATTTGATATCAAAGATCATTGTTTCTTGTTCAGAAGAATTTTTGTCACTTCTCCAATGTACCAGATTGACAGAGAACTGTAAAACTTCTTGTGAAGCAAGCCCCTCCATGAATGAAGCTATTTCCCAAGTATATGACATGTTCATTAAG ATGAATAATGAGAAGATACCAATACAGACTTTCCTTGAAGCAGTGCTAAATCTCTGTGTTTTTGATAAT GCTGCTATAGTCAGTAGAACTTTGAGGATATTGCTCAGTATATTGCAACACTTGCTGAATTATGGAACCAAGTCTAGTGAAAG GAACAATGTTTCTGTTGAACCATATGTCAACATAAACTTGGAGAACAGTCACAAAGACAGTTCCGCTTTGCTGAGCCTTATGGATGCAGAAAATCTATTGAGACAGCATAATATGTCTCTTCCTTTTACTTTCTGGAGTTCAGTCTTCACTGTAATGCTTCAAGTTGCGGTCAAGTACTCAGAAGAAACAATTCGAACTGATGCATTATCCATAATGATTCTCATTTTAAGAACAACAGATCCCAAAGAGGAACGCCACAG ATTCGGATTTACTTCTGTAATAACAAGATTGCATCTGCTATTGCAGAAAGAAAATGGATTGCTTGTAAAGAAGCATTCTGTGCGTCTACTTTTCTTGCTTTTGAATT GCCCAGTGATGTTGAAGTTGCTGTGTAGTGGAGGCAAAGATGGCAGTGAACAGATGGAATCAGAAGGGTGTGAAAATGATAGGTTGAAGTTGCTGCGTATTGGAGGCAAAGATGGTTCTGAACAGATGGAATCAGAAGGGTGTCAAAATGATGGATCACAAGTCATAAGCTCAGTTCTAGTGGATTTATCTGAGTGTTTGTCCTGTGGGACAACTTGTTCTCTG GAAATTGAGCTTTGCCGGCTTGTTATCGTTCTGTTAGCATATATTGCTTCCAGTGGCAAATTGGGATATGAGGTGCTTTTAGGTCCAGTGAGTGCCCGTGGTGCCAATTTCTTGGAGCTAATAATGCAAGTCCTTGCATCCCAAATGCAATTTGAAACACAGGAGTTACTGAAAGAAAG GTGTCTGCTGATGAGAGAGGCTCTTATCCTTCTGAACCGGCTGGCATCACATGCAAACTTTTCAAAACCAACTTTGGAAGTGCTGACACGCAGTAAGCTTTGTGCAACCTTGACAATTGATGTCGCGAACCGGTTACCCCATACCCAGATGGCAAACGATCTTGCTGAGCTGGCCCAGAAGTTCAGGTCGCGAGTATATGCTTTCCTGGAGGAGAAACCCTTGACAATTGAATATTGA
- the LOC101755714 gene encoding uncharacterized protein LOC101755714 isoform X1: MDGGADDEWEDASFLDELFRATDEAVASRNPNPTPTTTPTPAPISYLPAAAPISYLPAASTSTSVSYLPAASASVSYLPAASYPSPALRFSPPRELTQRPPLPRPPAASSDGEAMAMVGRGFSPPRELSQRPAAEESDLAIIAESGGRVAAKRERESRELEKLKRELSRASKQINELKNECSELRKDRTKKDLQIKAKEVEIQNMKKANVSFASKDVCSTGMDVDQSFHAPANGALHVGGSSWASTRRTDKTNGKDNDANSLQVDLYMKQGHQTDLPEDMELKRRTMIDNGISTSGGLSLEENTHFEPRSTMCKEIKAIGVQTDSTSDSGHLECNKISVARISGNLRAIWGVPTNSLSRRNLISKIIVSCSEEFLSLLQCTRLTENCKTSCEASPSMNEAISQVYDMFIKMNNEKIPIQTFLEAVLNLCVFDNAAIVSRTLRILLSILQHLLNYGTKSSERNNVSVEPYVNINLENSHKDSSALLSLMDAENLLRQHNMSLPFTFWSSVFTVMLQVAVKYSEETIRTDALSIMILILRTTDPKEERHRFGFTSVITRLHLLLQKENGLLVKKHSVRLLFLLLNCPVMLKLLCSGGKDGSEQMESEGCENDRLKLLRIGGKDGSEQMESEGCQNDGSQVISSVLVDLSECLSCGTTCSLEIELCRLVIVLLAYIASSGKLGYEVLLGPVSARGANFLELIMQVLASQMQFETQELLKERCLLMREALILLNRLASHANFSKPTLEVLTRSKLCATLTIDVANRLPHTQMANDLAELAQKFRSRVYAFLEEKPLTIEY, encoded by the exons atggacggcggcgccgacgacgagtGGGAGGACGCGAGCTTCCTCGACGAGCTCTTCCGCGCCACTGACGAGGCCGTCGCCTCCCGCAACCCTAACCCCACTCCCACTACCACTCCCACGCCCGCCCCCATCTCatacctccccgccgccgctcccatctcctacctccccgccgcctccacctccacctcagtCTCgtacctccccgccgcctccgcctcggtcTCGTACCTCCCCGCCGCGTCGTACCCCTCCCCCGCGCTCCGCTTCTCCCCTCCGCGGGAGCTCACCCagcgcccgccgctcccgcggcCGCCCGCGGCGTCCAGCGATGGGGAGGCAATGGCTATGGTCGGGCGCGGGTTCTCCCCTCCGCGCGAGCTCTCCCAGCGCCCGGCGGCCGAGGAGAGCGACCTCGCGATCATCGCGGAGTCGGGCGGCCGCGTGGCCGCGAAGAGGGAGAGGGAATCGAGGGAGCTCGAGAAGCTCAAG AGGGAGCTGAGCCGTGCCTCCAAGCAAATCAATGAATTG AAAAATGAATGCTCTGAGCTGAGAAAGGACAGAACAAAGAAAGATCTTCAAATCAAGGCCAAAGAAGTGGAGATTCAAAATATGAAAAAAGCAAATGT CAGCTTTGCCAGCAAAGATGTTTGCAGCACAGGGATGGATGTTGATCAGTCTTTTCATGCCCCTGCAAATGGGGCTTTGCATGTTGGGGGTTCTTCTTGGGCATCCACCAGGCGAACAGACAAGACAAATGGCAAAGATAATGATGCCAATTCCTTGCAAGTTGATCTGTATATGAAGCAAGGGCATCAAACTGATTTACCTGAGGACATGGAACTGAAGCGACGCACCATGATCGATAATG GAATAAGTACTTCTGGAGGATTGTCTCTGGAG GAAAATACCCATTTTGAACCAAGAAGCACTATGTGCAAGGAAATTAAGGCGATAGGAGTCCAGACGGATAGTACCTCTGACAGTGGACATCTTGAATGCAACAAAATATCGGTTGCGCGTATCTCTGGCAATCTACGTGCAATCTGGGGGGTGCCAACTAACAGTTTATCAAGGAGGAATTTGATATCAAAGATCATTGTTTCTTGTTCAGAAGAATTTTTGTCACTTCTCCAATGTACCAGATTGACAGAGAACTGTAAAACTTCTTGTGAAGCAAGCCCCTCCATGAATGAAGCTATTTCCCAAGTATATGACATGTTCATTAAG ATGAATAATGAGAAGATACCAATACAGACTTTCCTTGAAGCAGTGCTAAATCTCTGTGTTTTTGATAAT GCTGCTATAGTCAGTAGAACTTTGAGGATATTGCTCAGTATATTGCAACACTTGCTGAATTATGGAACCAAGTCTAGTGAAAG GAACAATGTTTCTGTTGAACCATATGTCAACATAAACTTGGAGAACAGTCACAAAGACAGTTCCGCTTTGCTGAGCCTTATGGATGCAGAAAATCTATTGAGACAGCATAATATGTCTCTTCCTTTTACTTTCTGGAGTTCAGTCTTCACTGTAATGCTTCAAGTTGCGGTCAAGTACTCAGAAGAAACAATTCGAACTGATGCATTATCCATAATGATTCTCATTTTAAGAACAACAGATCCCAAAGAGGAACGCCACAG ATTCGGATTTACTTCTGTAATAACAAGATTGCATCTGCTATTGCAGAAAGAAAATGGATTGCTTGTAAAGAAGCATTCTGTGCGTCTACTTTTCTTGCTTTTGAATT GCCCAGTGATGTTGAAGTTGCTGTGTAGTGGAGGCAAAGATGGCAGTGAACAGATGGAATCAGAAGGGTGTGAAAATGATAGGTTGAAGTTGCTGCGTATTGGAGGCAAAGATGGTTCTGAACAGATGGAATCAGAAGGGTGTCAAAATGATGGATCACAAGTCATAAGCTCAGTTCTAGTGGATTTATCTGAGTGTTTGTCCTGTGGGACAACTTGTTCTCTG GAAATTGAGCTTTGCCGGCTTGTTATCGTTCTGTTAGCATATATTGCTTCCAGTGGCAAATTGGGATATGAGGTGCTTTTAGGTCCAGTGAGTGCCCGTGGTGCCAATTTCTTGGAGCTAATAATGCAAGTCCTTGCATCCCAAATGCAATTTGAAACACAGGAGTTACTGAAAGAAAG GTGTCTGCTGATGAGAGAGGCTCTTATCCTTCTGAACCGGCTGGCATCACATGCAAACTTTTCAAAACCAACTTTGGAAGTGCTGACACGCAGTAAGCTTTGTGCAACCTTGACAATTGATGTCGCGAACCGGTTACCCCATACCCAGATGGCAAACGATCTTGCTGAGCTGGCCCAGAAGTTCAGGTCGCGAGTATATGCTTTCCTGGAGGAGAAACCCTTGACAATTGAATATTGA